Genomic DNA from Burkholderia vietnamiensis LMG 10929:
CGCTCGGCGCACAGGGGCTCGACGGGCTCGACTACTGGCTGCAGCGGAACGTCGACGCGCTGGCGTGCTTCGACGACATGCCGGTCGGCACCGTCGCCGACGCCGGCACGGCCGTCGTCGAGCTCGACCCGCAGCACACGCTCGCGCTGTTGCAGGACGTGCCGCGCGCGTTCAACACGCAGGTGAACGAAGTCCTGCTGACGGCCCTGCTGCTCGCGTTCGGCGACTGGGCCGGCACCGCGTCGCTGGTCGTCGATCTCGAAGGCCACGGCCGCGAGGCGCTGTTCGACGGCGTCGACACGTCGCGCACGATCGGCTGGTTCACCGCGCACTATCCGGTGTACCTCGACGCCGGCGACGCGACCGGGGCCGTCGAGGCGCTGCGCGCCGTCAAGGAGCAGCTGCGCGCCGTGCCGCTGCGCGGGCTGCCCTACGGCATCGCGCGCTACCTCGGCCGCGACCCGCGCGTCGCGGCCGCGCTGGAGCGGCAGCCGCCGGCGCCGGTGCGCTTCAACTATCTCGGTCAGGTCGATCGCGTGCTGGGCGACGACACCGACTGGAAGCCGGTGCTCGATTTCCAGAGCCCCGAACACAGCCCGCGCGCACGGCGCGGCCATCTGTTCGAAATCGACGGGATGGTGTTCGACGGGCGCCTGCGCCTCACCTGGCACTACAACGGCGCGAGCTGCGCGCCGGACGTCGTCGAGCGGCTCACGCAGTGCTACCGCAGCCGCCTGCTGTCGATCGTCGCGGCCGCCCGCGACGGACAGCACGGGCTCAGCCCGTCGGACTTTCCGGCTGCGCGCATCAGCCAGGACGCGCTGGACGCCCTCGTCTCAAGGATCAAATCGTGACATCCCCGACCATCGCCGATATCTACGAGCTCTCCCCGATGCAGGCGGCGATGCTGTTTCATGCCGTGCACGCGCCCGGCTCGCGAAGCAGCTTCAACCAGCTCAGTTGCCGGATCGCCGGCAGCCTCGATCCTGCGTCGTTTCATGCCGCATGGCAGCAGCTCGTCGATCGGCATCCGGTGCTGCGCACGTCGTTCCATTGGGAGGAAGTCGACAAGCCGATGCAGGTCGTGCATGCGCACGCCACGCTGCCGTGGGTGCAGGACGACTGGCGCGAGGTGCCGGAGCGCGAACAGCGCGCGCGCTGGAGCGCGCATCTCGAGGCGGATCTGGCCGAGGGCTTCGCGCTCGATCGCGCGCCGCTCGTGCGCTGCCGCCTGGTGCGCATCGCCGACGATGTCCATCTGTTCAGCTGGAGCCACCATCACATCCTCGCCGACGGCTGGTGCCTGTCGCTCGTCATCGAGGAGATCTTCCACGTCTACGGTGCGCTGCTGCGCGGCGCGCCGCCCGCGCTCGCGCCGGTGCGCCCGTATCGCGACTATATCCAGTTGCTTCAGCAGGGCGACCCGCAGGCCGCGCAGCAATACTGGAAGCGCTATCTGGAAGGGTTCCGCTCGCCTACCCCGCTGCCGAACGCGGCGCGCGCCGGCGCGAGCGAGCGCTTCGGCCAGGGTCTCGCACAGGTGCAGGCCGACCTGTCGGCCGATCTCAGCGCGCGCTTGCGGCAGTTCGCGGCGCGTCATCACATCACGCTGAACACGCTCGCGCAGGCGGCCTGGGCGCTCGTGCTGTCGCGTTACAGCGGCGAGACCGACGTGGTGTTCGGCGCGGTCGTGTCCGGGCGCGGCGTCAATCTGCCGGGCATCGAAACCATGCTCGGCCTGTTCATCAACACGGTGCCGGTGCGCGTGCGCGTCGATCCGCGGCAGCCGCTGGTGCCGTGGCTGAAGATGATCCAGGCCCGTGTGGCCGCCCGCGCGCCGTTCGAGCACACGCCGCTGCCCGACATCCAGCGCTGCAGCGACGTGCCGGCGGCGACGCCGCTGTTCGAGAGCAACGTCACCTTCATGAACTACCCGCTCGACGCGTCGCTCACGCACGGCGCGCACGGGCTGGCCGTCGACGAGGTGCAGCTCTACAACCGCGCCGACATTCCGCTCGAGTTCGTGGTGACGGCCCGCGACGACTGGAAGATGGAGCTGTCGTTCGACCCGCGTCGCTTCGACGAAGACGCGATGCAGCGCATGCTCGGCCACGTGGCCGCGACGCTCGACGCGTTCGCGGCCGATCCGGGCCGGCTGCTCGGCCGCGTGCCGATCCTGCCCGACGCCGAACGGCATCGGTTGCAGGACGTGTTCAACGACACCGCCGTGCCGTTCGACGCCGCGCGCACCGTGGTGCACCGTCTGGAGCAGGCGGCCGCCGAGCATCCCGAGCGGCCGATGGTCGAGTACCGCGACGGCGTGCTGAGCGCCGCCGAACTGAACGCCCGCGCGAACCGCACCGCGCGCATCCTGCTGGCCGCCGCCGAGCTCGGGCCCGACACGCTGGTCGCGATCTGCATGCAGCGGTCGGCGCGACTGATGGAGGCGATCCTCGCCGTCTGGAAATGCGGCGCCGCGTACGTGCCGATCGACCCCGACTATCCGGCGGCCCGCATCCGCACCATCCTCGAAGACTCCGGCGCGGCGCTGGTGATCACCTGCGACGGCCTCCTTCCGCCTGAGCTGACCGCAATCGCGCCGGTCGTGTCGCTCGACGCGGACGGCGGCGACGTCGATGCCGACGACAGCAACCTCGGCCGCCCGGTGTCGTCCGACGGCCTCGCCTACGTGATCTACACGTCCGGCTCGACCGGCAAGCCGAAAGGCGCGATGGTCGAGCACGCCGGCATGCTGAACCACATGCTCGCCGAGATCGACGCGCTGTCGATCACGGCGTCGTCGGTGATTGCCCAGACGGCGCCGCATTGCTTCGACATTTCGGTCTGGCAGTTCTTCACGGCGCCGCTCGTCGGCGGCAGGACCGTGATCGTCGACGACGACTGCATCCGCGATCCCGCGCGTTTCGTCGACTATCTGGAAGCCGCCCGCGTCAGCATCCTGGAACTGGTGCCGTCGTATCTGTCGGCCGTGCTCGACCGCGCGTCGGAACGGCCGGCGTCGATGCGGCATCTGCAGGAACTGCTCGTCACGGGCGAGATGGTGAGCCCCGCGCTGGTGAAACGGTGGTTCGACCTGTTCCCGGACATCGCGCTGTCGAACGCCTACGGCCCGGCCGAAGCGTCGGACGACGTCGCGCAGCACCGCATGACCAGTGCGCCGACCACGCCGTACGTGCCGGTCGGCAAGCCGCTGCGCAACGTGCGCCTGTACGTCGTCGACGCCCAGATGAACCTGTGCCCGATCGGGATCCCCGGCGAAGTGTGCGTATCGGGCGTCGCGGTCGGGCGCGGCTATCTGAACGACGAAGCCGCCACGCGCGAGGTGTTCGTCGAGGACCCGTTCCGTCCGCAGCGCGGCGTGCGCCTGTACCGCACGCGCGACATCGGCAGCTATCTGCCCGACGGCACGCTGGTGCTGCACGGCCGCAGCGACCACCAGCTGAAGATCCGCGGCTACCGGATCGAGCTCGGGGAGATCGACAACGCGCTGGCCGCGATTCCGGAGATCCGCCAGGCGGCCGCGCTCGACTATCGCGACGAGAACGGTCGCGCCGCGCTGTGCGCGTATGTCGCGTTCCGCGACGGCGCGTCGCTCGGCGACGCCGAGATCGCCGCGGCGCTGTCCGCCACGCTGCCGGCCTACATGGTTCCCGGCGTCTACGTGGTGCTCGACGCGCTGCCGCTCAGCGGCAACGGCAAGATCGACCGCAAGGCGCTGCCCGCGCCGGACCGGTCGCGGCGGTCCGCCGTCGCCGACGCGCCGACGCCGCCCCGCACGCGCACCGAGACGCTGCTGTGCGGCATCTGGGCCGAAGCGCTCGGCATCGCCTCGCCCGGCATCCACGACAACTTCTTCGCGCTCGGCGGCGATTCGATCCTCAGCATGCGCATCGTGTCGCTGGCGGCCCGGGCCGGCCTGAAGATCACGACGCGGCTGGTGTTCCAGCATCCGACCGTCGCCGAGCTCGCCGCCGTGGCCACGCTCGGCACAGCGGCCGCCGCGCAGTTCGTCGCGTCGTCCGGCCCGCTGCCGCTGACGCCGATCCAGCAGCGCTTCTTCGCGCAGCGCAAGACCGATGCGGATCAGTACAACCAGGCCGTGCTGCTCGACGTGCCGGCGGACCTCGACCCGCAGCTGCTGCGTCAGGCGCTGCGGCACGCGGTGCGATGGCACGACGCGCTGCGGCTGCGCTTTCGCGCAGGCGAAGCCGGCTGGCTTCAGGAAGTCGTCGACGATCAGGAGGTGCCGGTCGGCGTGTTCGACGTTGTGCGCGACGAGCTCGCGCAGCACGTCGCGCAGTCGCATGCGAGCCTGAATCTCGCGCACGGCCCCGTCGTGCGTGCGGATCTGCTGCGCCTCGATGGCGGCCGCTCGCTGCGTCTGCTGCTGATTGCCCATCATCTGGTGGTCGACGGCGTGTCGTGGGGCGCGCTGCTCGAAACCGTGTACGACGCCTATACGCGGCTGCGCAACGGCAAGGCGCCGGAATTCGCCGGCGGCAGCGCGACCTGGACCGCATGGACGCAGGCGAGATCGGCGTGGGCCGGCTCCGGCTCCGGCGCCGCCGACGCCGATCTCGCCCATTGGCAGGCCGTCGCGCGCGGCGCGCAGCCGGGGCTGCCGGTCGATCGCGCCGCGCCGGCCGCCGCCAATACCGTGTCGTCCGCCGAGACGATCGTCGTCGAACTCGGCGAGGCCGCCACCGCGGCGTTGCTCGGCGCCGCGCCGCGCGCCTACGACGCGCAGATCAACGACCTGCTGCTGGCGGCGCTCGCGCGCGCGGTCGGCGACTGGAGCGGCTGCGCCGACGTGCTGGTCGATCTCGAAGCGCACGGGCGCGAGGAGCTGATCGACGCGCTCGACATCTCGCGCACGGTGGGCTGGTTCACGTCGATCTTCCCGGTCGTGCTGAGCGCCGATGCCGGTGTGCGCGATCCGGCGCGACTGGTGGCGTCGGTCAAGGCGCGACTGCGTGCGGTGCCGAATGGCGGCATCGGCTACGGCCTGCTGCAGGACCGCCTCGACGGCCCGCTGCCGCAGCCGGCGCTGCTGTTCAACTACCTGGGCCAGACCGACCAGCTGTTCGCCGCCGCACGCGACTGGCAGCCGGCCGCGGAGCCGAGCGGCGACGGCCGCCATCCGGACCAGCTGCGCGAGCACCTGCTCGACGTGAACGCGTACGTCGCGGGCAATCGCCTGCACGTTGCATGGGAATTCAGCCGCGCATGCCACGACGCCGACACGATTCGGCGCGTCGCGCATGCGTACGTCGCGGCGCTCGAGGCGCTGGTCGCCGCACATGCCGCGTCGCCCGCGCTGTCGGCGTCGGCGCCGGCAGCGCTCGCCGCCGACGAGATCGCCGACGTCTACGCGCTGACGCCGACCCAGCAGGGCATGCTGTTCCACGGCCTGTTCGAACCCGAGTCGGATGCGTACTTCAGCAGCCTGAATTTCCGGATCGACGGCGCGCTCGACG
This window encodes:
- a CDS encoding non-ribosomal peptide synthetase → MQAAMLFHAVHAPGSRSSFNQLSCRIAGSLDPASFHAAWQQLVDRHPVLRTSFHWEEVDKPMQVVHAHATLPWVQDDWREVPEREQRARWSAHLEADLAEGFALDRAPLVRCRLVRIADDVHLFSWSHHHILADGWCLSLVIEEIFHVYGALLRGAPPALAPVRPYRDYIQLLQQGDPQAAQQYWKRYLEGFRSPTPLPNAARAGASERFGQGLAQVQADLSADLSARLRQFAARHHITLNTLAQAAWALVLSRYSGETDVVFGAVVSGRGVNLPGIETMLGLFINTVPVRVRVDPRQPLVPWLKMIQARVAARAPFEHTPLPDIQRCSDVPAATPLFESNVTFMNYPLDASLTHGAHGLAVDEVQLYNRADIPLEFVVTARDDWKMELSFDPRRFDEDAMQRMLGHVAATLDAFAADPGRLLGRVPILPDAERHRLQDVFNDTAVPFDAARTVVHRLEQAAAEHPERPMVEYRDGVLSAAELNARANRTARILLAAAELGPDTLVAICMQRSARLMEAILAVWKCGAAYVPIDPDYPAARIRTILEDSGAALVITCDGLLPPELTAIAPVVSLDADGGDVDADDSNLGRPVSSDGLAYVIYTSGSTGKPKGAMVEHAGMLNHMLAEIDALSITASSVIAQTAPHCFDISVWQFFTAPLVGGRTVIVDDDCIRDPARFVDYLEAARVSILELVPSYLSAVLDRASERPASMRHLQELLVTGEMVSPALVKRWFDLFPDIALSNAYGPAEASDDVAQHRMTSAPTTPYVPVGKPLRNVRLYVVDAQMNLCPIGIPGEVCVSGVAVGRGYLNDEAATREVFVEDPFRPQRGVRLYRTRDIGSYLPDGTLVLHGRSDHQLKIRGYRIELGEIDNALAAIPEIRQAAALDYRDENGRAALCAYVAFRDGASLGDAEIAAALSATLPAYMVPGVYVVLDALPLSGNGKIDRKALPAPDRSRRSAVADAPTPPRTRTETLLCGIWAEALGIASPGIHDNFFALGGDSILSMRIVSLAARAGLKITTRLVFQHPTVAELAAVATLGTAAAAQFVASSGPLPLTPIQQRFFAQRKTDADQYNQAVLLDVPADLDPQLLRQALRHAVRWHDALRLRFRAGEAGWLQEVVDDQEVPVGVFDVVRDELAQHVAQSHASLNLAHGPVVRADLLRLDGGRSLRLLLIAHHLVVDGVSWGALLETVYDAYTRLRNGKAPEFAGGSATWTAWTQARSAWAGSGSGAADADLAHWQAVARGAQPGLPVDRAAPAAANTVSSAETIVVELGEAATAALLGAAPRAYDAQINDLLLAALARAVGDWSGCADVLVDLEAHGREELIDALDISRTVGWFTSIFPVVLSADAGVRDPARLVASVKARLRAVPNGGIGYGLLQDRLDGPLPQPALLFNYLGQTDQLFAAARDWQPAAEPSGDGRHPDQLREHLLDVNAYVAGNRLHVAWEFSRACHDADTIRRVAHAYVAALEALVAAHAASPALSASAPAALAADEIADVYALTPTQQGMLFHGLFEPESDAYFSSLNFRIDGALDATRFRRAWETVAQRHDVLRTSFHWEETESPVQVVHRRIDLPWHDEDLRAASAADAHRRWDAYVAQDRARGFDFTQAPLFRLALFRLGDQAWRFHWSHHHILLDGWSSARLLSEVAAAYQAAADVAPPPAFGDYVRWLASQDTAAAERFWQAKLADFPATTPLVLGQPELDGTAAPGAYVEEPLLLSEHDTQRLVAFARASRITLNTLAQGAWAQLLSRYSGESDVVFGTIVSGRPASLPASDEMVGLFINTLPVRVQIDARPTSAWLAQLQADLAQQDEYAHHPLADIQKFAGLPPGVPLFESLLIFQNYPVEKALADALPGLRIGAFDVSDPNNYPLTLVVTPGKRLSLQALYDDGRFDRDTIVRLLRHVETLLVGLAGAQDRPNRSIPLLAAAERDALLHGWNDTGAPVPADRTLPELIDAVAAAHPDRIAVRCGTEVRTYGELVERAERIAARLMRAAPLRADDRIAVWMPRSPLMLETILAIWKCGAAYVPVDPAYPAQRVETILTLARPSIIVGADRRPPVALASVPLVDPAHAAHRDGDGDAPPRTPRAGPADLAYVIFTSGSTGQPKGAMVEHRGMLNHVLAMARRVGLGAHGAVAQTASHCSDISVWQCFAALASGGTTVIYPDDVILEPARLIDCLRRDRITAMQFVPSYLATFVEELEQHAEPAFPDLDTLLTIGETLQPATAQAWFRLNPAVRLINAYGPTEASDSVAHYAMTHAPALRAIPIGRPIENLRLYVVDADMNPCPVGAKGEICIGGVGVGRGYLFDEARTQAVFRDDPFSPEPGARLYRTGDIGCFGADGNLHFFGRRDFQVKIRGYRIELGEIEAALTGLAGISNAVVVARDTQDAGKTLCAYAAYAAGAAGASGASDAGWTPQRVRDALREQLPAHMVPDAVVLLPALPVMPNGKINRAALPLPEAAAAPAGAPADAQTPVEAALLRIFADVLGHRPTGVDDDFFEHGGQSLKAIQMVSRIRRELKLNVAVADIFHAPSPRALARKLASSPADDAAADALIPALAAQASYPVSRAQKRIWLASRSAAPSTYNMAGALQLDGAVDTARLVAAFDRLVDRHESLRTVFAMSEGELRQRILSRDASGFRVEHATLATDAGPDAIDALIRAESEQPFDLATGPLLRVRLVRLSPARHLLLLNMHHVISDAWSIRVLTDDLQALYDGRALPPLSIQYRDYAAWHNASVAGPRAAAHRAYWLQQLAPPLPRLQLAADFPRPERLGHAGQTLEVALSQPQADGLGALARAHRTSLYTVLLASFCVLMHRYTGREDIVIGSVSAGRDREQLEPQIGPYLNTVVLRVPVRNTATVADVIDAVAQASTQALEHASYPFDALLDDLKIRTPANHSPVFDIQANHVSMPAPQSGLRITDVSPPDTTAKFDLSFQVVESAGTHLIQFIYNTHLFRAATIAAMRDRLLAIHDAFRRDPAMPIDRIALSSDAPAGGERVRVGLRLKRTADAAIEEKT